In the genome of Candidatus Saccharibacteria bacterium, one region contains:
- a CDS encoding NUDIX domain-containing protein has translation MPQPPVQIVDEQDKILGAVPIDEVYEQGLIHQIVRVMVLSSDGDILLQKRAADSRVYPGAWDNSAAGHVDEGEDYLTAAKREMSEEIGLKDVELKELGKYYTEGKQDGSIIVKRFNMVYEATASKDTKFTINQAEVSEVRWFTLNKIKQLINKNPNSVTDGLSDVIQRYYSK, from the coding sequence ATGCCGCAGCCACCTGTACAGATTGTTGATGAGCAGGATAAAATCCTCGGAGCAGTCCCGATTGATGAGGTGTACGAACAGGGGTTGATTCACCAGATTGTCAGGGTTATGGTGCTCAGCTCTGATGGCGATATACTACTCCAGAAACGCGCAGCGGATAGCCGAGTGTATCCAGGCGCATGGGATAATTCCGCCGCCGGGCACGTTGATGAAGGCGAGGATTACTTGACGGCTGCCAAAAGAGAAATGAGTGAAGAAATAGGTCTTAAGGATGTAGAACTCAAAGAACTGGGAAAATATTACACTGAAGGCAAGCAAGATGGCTCGATAATCGTGAAACGATTCAATATGGTCTATGAAGCTACAGCATCGAAAGACACTAAATTTACTATTAACCAAGCAGAAGTGTCAGAAGTTCGCTGGTTTACGCTCAACAAAATCAAACAACTTATTAATAAAAACCCAAACTCAGTCACCGACGGATTGTCTGACGTAATACAACGGTATTACTCAAAATGA
- a CDS encoding GspE/PulE family protein — protein MRVSDAFVEQLLRDTSRATDSQLSDLREREKNEKKPMQDLAIASNLISESDLTKAYAEDIDVPFVEIDPKTLKKEVLYLIPERIARQYNAVVFEIDKDGIKHLALSDPDDVQAINFLQKQLGPDLKIFVATKTNILAALDQYRGNISNEISKVVSEGGEGGELEEEISEEDLTEDSPIAQTVNLIIEYAVKSGASDIHIEPRDKYVQIRYRIDGVLREANKLPKRTLAALVSRIKILSNLKIDERRAPQDGRFKINMNGRIFAFRVSTLPLTEGEKVVMRVLDESSEPLSLKQLGFWGLALDNINNAITQPHGMLLVTGPTGSGKSTTLHSVLNILNKPDVNISTVEDPVEYRLEGVNQTQVNPIAGMTFVNGLRALLRQDPNIIMVGEIRDSDTAGLGVQAALTGHLVFSTLHTNNAATCLPRLLDMNIEPFLIASVVRAVVGQRLVRRLVQEECEEYTPDEKERKELERAFGIEGNDGWKRVMTLADQAREVFDKPKTNKLTLWRPKKDLAEGHSGYRGRMGIYEVLDVSPEIQKMLVANATSEQIQEQAIKEGMITMQLDGLIKAMLGMTTIEEILRVTRE, from the coding sequence ATGCGAGTATCAGACGCTTTCGTTGAACAACTATTACGAGACACTAGTCGGGCAACAGACAGCCAGTTGTCTGATTTACGGGAGCGTGAAAAAAACGAGAAAAAACCAATGCAGGACTTAGCGATCGCTTCAAACCTTATATCGGAAAGCGACCTAACTAAAGCTTATGCCGAGGATATCGACGTACCGTTTGTTGAAATTGACCCAAAAACGCTTAAGAAAGAGGTTCTATACCTGATACCTGAACGAATTGCCCGGCAGTATAACGCCGTTGTGTTTGAAATTGACAAGGACGGTATCAAACACTTAGCACTGTCTGATCCAGATGATGTCCAAGCTATTAACTTTCTTCAAAAACAGCTTGGACCAGATCTTAAGATTTTTGTGGCTACCAAGACCAACATACTCGCCGCACTTGATCAATACCGCGGAAATATCAGCAACGAGATCAGTAAAGTAGTCTCTGAGGGCGGAGAAGGTGGTGAACTCGAAGAAGAAATTAGTGAAGAGGACTTGACCGAAGACTCGCCAATTGCACAAACCGTCAACCTAATCATTGAATACGCGGTAAAATCTGGGGCAAGTGACATTCATATCGAACCGCGCGATAAATACGTTCAAATCCGCTACCGAATCGACGGTGTACTACGTGAAGCCAACAAGTTACCAAAGCGCACTTTGGCTGCGCTAGTATCACGGATTAAAATCTTGTCCAACCTTAAGATTGATGAACGTCGAGCCCCGCAAGACGGACGTTTTAAAATTAACATGAACGGCCGTATATTTGCTTTCCGCGTTTCTACGTTACCTTTAACCGAGGGTGAGAAGGTAGTTATGCGAGTACTTGATGAATCAAGCGAACCACTATCACTCAAGCAGCTTGGATTCTGGGGTCTGGCTCTAGACAACATTAATAACGCCATAACTCAACCGCACGGTATGTTACTGGTTACTGGCCCGACCGGATCTGGTAAATCGACCACGCTGCACAGCGTTTTGAATATTCTCAATAAACCCGATGTCAACATCTCGACTGTTGAAGACCCGGTTGAATACCGCCTAGAGGGCGTGAATCAGACACAGGTTAACCCGATTGCCGGCATGACATTTGTCAACGGCTTACGCGCTCTTCTCCGTCAGGATCCTAATATTATTATGGTTGGCGAGATACGCGATAGCGATACCGCCGGTCTCGGCGTACAGGCAGCCTTGACCGGACACTTGGTCTTTAGCACCCTTCACACCAATAACGCAGCTACCTGCTTGCCTCGTTTACTTGATATGAATATAGAGCCGTTTTTGATTGCCAGTGTGGTACGAGCAGTGGTGGGTCAGCGCCTGGTTCGACGTTTAGTCCAAGAAGAGTGCGAAGAATACACGCCTGACGAAAAGGAGCGTAAAGAATTAGAAAGAGCCTTTGGTATTGAGGGTAATGACGGATGGAAACGAGTCATGACTCTTGCCGATCAAGCACGAGAGGTGTTTGATAAACCAAAAACCAACAAACTAACATTGTGGCGTCCAAAGAAAGACCTTGCCGAGGGACACAGCGGTTATCGGGGTCGGATGGGTATCTACGAGGTGCTGGATGTATCACCAGAAATCCAAAAGATGCTCGTTGCCAACGCCACCAGCGAGCAGATTCAAGAACAAGCCATTAAGGAAGGCATGATCACTATGCAATTGGATGGGTTAATAAAGGCCATGTTGGGTATGACTACGATTGAAGAAATATTACGAGTGACAAGAGAGTAG
- the recA gene encoding recombinase RecA, with product MSAKHTAKTTAQDKAQEGKSKALGLALETIEKQYGKGSIMKLGEAHKAEVDCIPTGSISLDIALGGGIPKGRIIEVYGPESSGKTTLTLHAIAEIQKQGGTAAFIDAEHALDPAYARRIGVDTENLLLSQPDNGEQALEITETLVRSNAVDLIVVDSVAALVPRAEIEGDMGDSHMGLQARLMSQALRKLTGVISRSHTTVIFINQIRMKIGVMFGNPETTTGGNALKFYSSVRMDIRRTSQIKQGEEIIGNRTRVKVVKNKVAPPFRQAEFDIMYNKGISASGDILDLATNKGIVEKSGAWFSYNGEKISQGREAAKTYLEENPKVLKEIADKVIKESEKEE from the coding sequence ATGTCTGCGAAGCATACCGCAAAAACTACTGCACAAGATAAAGCGCAAGAAGGTAAGAGTAAAGCACTTGGGCTGGCTCTAGAGACAATAGAGAAACAGTACGGCAAGGGTTCTATTATGAAGCTCGGCGAAGCACACAAGGCCGAGGTTGACTGTATCCCGACCGGATCAATCAGCCTGGATATAGCACTGGGCGGTGGTATCCCCAAAGGCCGTATTATTGAGGTCTACGGACCGGAAAGCTCCGGCAAAACAACACTTACGCTACATGCTATCGCAGAGATTCAAAAACAAGGTGGTACGGCGGCATTCATTGATGCAGAGCATGCTTTAGATCCGGCTTATGCGCGTCGAATCGGTGTTGACACTGAAAACTTGCTTTTATCGCAACCTGATAACGGCGAACAGGCATTGGAGATTACCGAGACGCTGGTACGTTCCAATGCAGTTGATCTGATTGTGGTCGATTCAGTCGCGGCTTTAGTGCCACGAGCAGAAATAGAAGGCGATATGGGTGACAGCCATATGGGCTTACAAGCTCGGCTTATGAGCCAGGCGTTACGTAAGCTGACAGGTGTCATTAGTCGTTCGCACACCACTGTGATATTCATTAACCAGATACGTATGAAGATTGGCGTAATGTTTGGAAATCCTGAAACTACAACCGGTGGTAATGCGTTGAAGTTCTACTCCAGTGTGCGTATGGACATCCGACGAACCAGCCAAATTAAGCAGGGTGAAGAAATAATCGGCAACCGAACCCGTGTCAAAGTAGTCAAAAACAAGGTCGCACCCCCGTTTAGGCAGGCAGAGTTCGATATCATGTATAACAAAGGCATCAGTGCCAGCGGTGATATTTTAGATCTTGCTACAAACAAAGGTATCGTGGAAAAATCCGGCGCCTGGTTTAGCTACAACGGTGAAAAGATTAGCCAGGGCCGTGAAGCCGCCAAGACCTACCTTGAGGAAAATCCTAAAGTCCTAAAAGAGATTGCCGATAAAGTCATCAAGGAATCCGAAAAGGAGGAGTAA
- a CDS encoding RecX family transcriptional regulator has protein sequence MKITDIKQQVKRNDRYSVYVDEKYACSFSDSELLNLGLRVGQEVTESEVQDLKRSSQQDKAYMRTLDLLSRRPRSEWELRDYLKRKDNDQETIDIILNKLSNLGYVDDMDFARRWIESRRLLKSTSKRKLRQELQQKRINSSIIDEVLSEDETDEREVLRQIVDKKRDRYPDKLKLMQYLARQGFNYDDIKTVLEEMS, from the coding sequence ATGAAAATTACCGATATAAAACAACAGGTTAAAAGAAATGACAGGTACTCAGTCTATGTAGACGAGAAGTATGCTTGCTCGTTTTCTGATAGCGAGCTGTTAAATTTGGGTTTGCGCGTTGGGCAAGAAGTTACCGAATCAGAAGTTCAGGATTTAAAACGCAGCTCCCAGCAGGATAAAGCCTATATGCGTACTCTAGATTTATTGTCACGCCGCCCGCGTAGCGAGTGGGAGCTTAGGGATTACCTAAAGCGCAAAGATAACGATCAAGAAACGATAGACATAATACTTAACAAGTTAAGTAATTTAGGTTATGTAGACGATATGGACTTTGCCCGACGTTGGATAGAGAGTCGCCGTTTGCTTAAAAGCACCAGCAAACGTAAACTGCGCCAAGAATTACAACAAAAACGTATTAACAGCAGCATCATCGACGAAGTATTATCAGAAGACGAAACCGACGAACGCGAGGTCTTGCGGCAAATTGTAGACAAAAAACGAGATCGCTACCCCGACAAACTAAAACTCATGCAATACCTCGCCCGCCAAGGCTTCAACTACGACGACATCAAAACTGTCCTTGAGGAAATGAGTTAG